A window of Piliocolobus tephrosceles isolate RC106 chromosome 13, ASM277652v3, whole genome shotgun sequence contains these coding sequences:
- the RPS25 gene encoding 40S ribosomal protein S25: MPPKDDKKKKDAGKSAKKDKDPVNKSGGKAKKKKWSKGKVRDKLNNLVLFDKATYDKLCKEVPNYKLITPAVVSERLKIRGSLARAALQELLSKGLIKLVSKHRAQVIYTRNTKGGDAPAAGEDA, translated from the exons ATG CCGCCCAAGGACGACAAGAAGAAGAAGGACGCCGGAAAGTCGGCCAAGAAAGACAAAGACCCAGTGAACAAATCCGGGGGCAAGGCCAAAAAGAAG AAGTGGTCCAAAGGCAAAGTTCGGGACAAGCTCAATAACTTAGTCTTGTTTGACAAAGCTACCTACGACAAACTCTGTAAGGAAGTTCCCAACTATAAACTTATAACCCCAGCTGTGGTCTCTGAGAGACTGAAGATTCGAGGCTCCCTGGCCAGGGCAGCCCTTCAGGAGCTCCTTAGTAAAG GACTTATCAAACTGGTTTCAAAGCACAGAGCTCAAGTAATTTACACCAGAAATACCAAGGGCGGAGATGCTCCAGCTGCTGGTGAAGATGCATGA